The following nucleotide sequence is from Corylus avellana chromosome ca7, CavTom2PMs-1.0.
AAACAATGTAATATATCAGCAGTATAGACAGTAACTCACCAGAGGTCGGTCATCGTCATCAACTGGAACCTTTTCCATTGCTGCCAGGGTAGTCAAGCCACCAACAACTCCACCAAAAACCGTGTGTTTGAAGTTTAAATGATTTGCAGACTTGTAAAGGATGAAGAACTGGGAACCATTTGTGTGGGGACCACTGTTTGCCATACTAACAACACCCCTTCCAGTGTGAAGCAACTTGGAATTCGGTTCATCATTGAAAGGCTTGCCCCATATAGATTCACCTCCTTTCCCCGTACCAGTAGGATCACCACCTTGAATcataaaattcctaaaataaatTGGATAAGATAACTTCAAATAAGTGATACTAATAAActaagcaagaaaaaaaattagaaaaaaaaaaaaaaaaacctaagcaAGAAATTGAATATGTTGGATTAATTTTAGTAGAGTTATCACTATACCGGATGTTTCTATGGAAAGCTACTCCATTATAATAGCCACGTTCACAGAGAGTGATGAAGTTTTCACATGCCCTGGGAGTAATATCACAGTGCAGCTCAATGTTCAAATCACCATGTGTTGTGTGCAACTGTAAATATCCTTTCTTCTTTGGATTTTTCTCAACTTTGAGatattcaaattcatttttAGTGACAGGATCAAAAGAGGTAGAAGTGAAGGACCGTGAAGCAGCACCAGTAGTAAAACGACTCTTTACCTGAAGCAAAAACTCATGTTAAAACTGAACAGAGCACCtggaaaataaaacaactgggcaaaaaaatctaacaaactAATAATACCAAATGGAGTTGGAAGGCCAACTAACATACAGCCATAATTAGTAATGCGACAGTCCTAGTTCcctaatatataattttcaaattgatcATTGGAATGGTGCTTctaaattttattgttttgtataaCAGAAGTCTTAACATAGGAAACTGACCATCTTTGCATTCACAGGTGCCCTCTCACCAGCCATGTGCATAGCTATCCTAGCAGCGGTTTTATCACTTGTTGCAGCTTTTGCCGCAGCGGCACTTCTTCCATGTACTGAAGCAGACGCAGCATCTACGATACTGTAAGTCTGAGATCTAACCTCTCCGTTTAAATTTGATTCAGAATCTTCTTTAATGCGTGACCTGGCAGCTAAAATTGTAGCAAGTGCAGCAGCCCTTTCATTTTGTGCCTTGCTGCCACCTCCCCCAAGCAGTGCAGTTTGCTTTCCTTTTTCAGTTCCAAGCTCCTCCAGCATCTGCTTGATATCCCCCGTGACATTTATATTATAAGTTGGATCGGAACCCATTTTATTGAGTTCTGGAAAAAGGAAATGTAAAAgtcaaaatcataaaaagatTAATATACACACACCAAACACCCACCATGGCTGACCCTACAAGGAGGCTAAACTGACCTTCATCATCAATTTTCAAACTATTTTTAACATGATCGAAATCCAGGAGAACCTTGCTGTCTAGAGCATTAGGATTCTGTAAAGCATAACAACAAAGATAAGAACATCTATGAATGCTTGCAAAAACCACTAACAAGCTTTCAACAAACAAACTGGATATATCTCAAAGCAATTACTACCTGAATTGTTATAAGGTCTCCTTTAGTAAATGGTTCATCAGTGAGGAGCTCCTTCCAGTTCTTGGTCTTGATGTTCAATTCTTTAATTGCCTACTTaacaaaagcaaagaaatgaagaatataaacataaaaaccACAGATAACTAGAAGGAAAGTATAGTGACGCAGTTGGCCAACACAAAAACAAACCTCATAACAGAACACATTTCCTGTAGTCTTCACAGCAACTATGTGTGTAAATTCAGTAAAAACTTTGTTTAACACAGGGCACTGATACTCTCctgcaaaaattttgaaaaggtTTTGAATTAGTTTTCGAATTAGCCAggatacaaaattaaagaagagatgtgaaaaaacaataacaataattagAAGCTTAAAAAAGCAATCATAACATTTTAATTTGGTATCTATGAGCTCACATAGATAGTGCCATTAGCAATCTGTATTAAAGGGATTAGTGTCAACAAGCAGGTACCGTTACATAGATACTACTACTGAAAGTAGTTTCACTTGATACCAAATAATCCCTATATTCATGACTAATTGCGACCAAACATAAGATACCCTTCcatcttttctttcctttttcttttgtcctgTGTAATATACTCACATTTTTTCATGAGGCCTCTAGTGGTTTCCTCAGGGGTCTCAACCAGGCAAAGCAGTTGCTCAGGGGTCCTGGTTAACTTCTTCAACTTGATCCTACTCTACAAagtccaatttttcttttttttctttttttcttttttttttaaaaaaaaaggcaaaagtatGCTCTACTTCTCAAAGAGGTGTGTTATCTTCTATTTTCAGGACTCATATAGCAAGGTAATGAATGAGTAGGAACGACTGCTTATAGAAGCCAGTTGACAACAAGAAACTTATTTCAAACAACAACTTAATTGTTTGTCGATTTTCTACACTGCACATGACTGTTCAcagaagaaataaagaaaatccaTAATACatccaaattaccaaaatacaaAATCCGAACACACCTAGAGTAAACACCCATTAACAactaaatgtaaaaaaaaaaaaaaaaaaaaaaaaaacctggcaCCTCTTGAAAGACTTCAATTCTGTATAAACAACAAATGAACTAATATGCACAAACAGTCTACAAAGGTACAAACCATCGGAGTTCTTGTGGAAGGTTAGTGGGATGAGATCCTCCTGCTTAAGCGGAGCTCCCGTTACAGGGTTCTTCCCATACTTCCTAATGTACGGGATTATATGCCTGCAAACCCAAAGTTTCAAAATCAAACCCAACACCACTTAAGcttctcaaatttcaaaacaaaccCCAATTGATATACTTACAGAACATTGAAGACGCTTCCATCTGCGGTGCACACCGCGTCCTCGAACGGCGTAAATGTAAGCCTGCACAAtcagaaattgaagaaagaatgaATTCtcaggaaagagagagagagagagagagagagataccgtGTGCGAGTTAGTGAGTGCGTACGCGCAGCAATAGAAGGGGAGGCGTTTGAAGGGGGTGCGGGTTTCTTTGGATTTGGCGCCGCCCCATTCGGTGGCCCACTCCGTCTTCGTTATGAACATCCGGTCTTTGCTGTGCTGCTTCTTCCCCATCTCTGCAACTCAGAGAAACACTCGAGCTAAGGTTCTGTGTTTGTGCGTGTGAGagtccgagagagagagagagagagagggagggagaaggGGATTTCCTTCTTCGGCTTACGAGTTCTGATTTTGCCTTCGCCGACTGATTTACCGTTTGGACATTGCGGCCCATAATAAGGCCTAGGAGTTGTATGGGCCTAAAGGATAggccttttgttttttgctcTCTAAGGTTTAAAGCCCAGGGACAAAGATTTGTGCAGAGCCGCAGAGGAAGTGGGAGAGAATGGGAGGTCGGAGCAGTGAGTGTAGCAGTGGAGAGGAAGACGGAGATGCGGAGTGGAAAGCGGCAATCAGTTCTATCGCcgcttcctcctcctcctcctcctcccacgGTTGTGTCCCTTCCTTCATCAATGGTTTTTCGGCTGCCTCCAACCATTCGACGACCCCTCAGAATACCCACAATGatgatcatgatgatgatgatggtggcgGCCTTCACAAACAAAAACCTCAACAGCTCAAGCACTATCAACTCAAGGTAAGTGGGTTCAGAGCTAAAAGATGTGTGCTTGTTCCCTCTTTTTTCATTACATTAATGTCATGtggtaaattgtttttttggggtGAGAATTTGGTGcccaagagaaaaaagaaggaaccCGCCATTAGTATAAGGTTGAAAGATTCAGTTTTTACTCGGAAAGTGGTTAGTTCTCTGCATATGTTAGAATAAGGACCGATTGAGTTTCAGTGCCGAGTCCTAGAAGCCACTGTGTAAATAACACAAAGTCATTGATTTGGATGTACCGACTGCAGAGGCTTGAATACAAAGGGACAATTTAATGAGAAAACTCTTCAGAAATTGGATTTGGACATGGCTGGATGCCAATTCATTGTCTGCCTAGTGAATATTTGGCCATTCTTTGTGGAACCAATCGAAACTTTGGATGAACTTGAAAATCCGAAACTTATAagaaaatggtgattttaacaTTCAGAATGGATGGTTTTGTTTTGGAAACAATAAAGGAAAGTAGCCATCAATGTGGAATTGCGGCAAGTATTTTGGCTCTATGTTGGCCCGCCTTTCTTGATACGAATATTTTTGCTGTCCTGAATCTTGAATAATTGCTGTCTTACCAGATTGTGCATTATACTGAATGTTTTTTACAGGCACAAAAGCTTTTGGATGATATGCTTGAAAAGACACTAGTGATGGTGAGAGATCCCATTGATGTCCCTGATAATGATCCCGAGATTAATGAAGGTGGAATTCACTTGTTTAAAAATGCTCCCCCTGGAATAGTGTTTGATCATATAGGTAAGTCAATCTCATTATAAACCTTGGCTGCTTTTACATGCGATTAAAAGAACATTTGCACTTGAACTTTAGACGATGCTTGATGATTGTTCCTATAGACTCCAATTTCCAGCCGATTGTTTTCTAATTGTTGCACGTAAGGGAAGTGCAACTGTCAATCATATCCCTTGCTGCTTTATATCTTCCATTTCAAGTTGTTATATTTGTTACAATGCAGGGGTCGTTATGTCCCATGCTAGACACTGCATGCTGCATTCTTGATGTAGATTTATTAATTAGCGAAAAAGTGCATGCTTGGAGTGCAAAGCTGCAATAAAAACCCAACATTTGCTGCCCCATATGCATTATGCAATACGAATCCTTTAATATAACAGAGTTTTAGAGATCACCCACACATTGTTAAATATCCTGCTTAGTTCTGCCAGACTTATTTCagaattttgacatgtcactgAAGGAGTTTGAATAAGCAGAGATTTGGTCATTCTCTGTTGTTGACCCTGTGATGCATTTCAGTGTGTCAAATGCCAAATTTCTATGTAACAACTGAAGATTATATGTATGCTCCCAGATGAACTTCAACCACCAAGAAAGAGACCAAGAATCCTTCCTGGAAAAGATATTGACCAGAAATCGAAGAAGGTTTGTTCAGTTTTCTATCAAATCTTCAATGCTCATTAGTGGTTCATTATCTAATATTCAGTTTTATTCTGCTCCATGCCTCCATACTTAACAGTTTAAAAGACAAATCCAATCTGTCGCTGTTGATGCGGAAGATATAATGGCTGCTGCAAGAAATGCATGCCAAAAATCATTGGCTAGACTAGAAACAAAAGATGCAGCAGCAAAAGCAGCAGCTAAAAGAGAGGAGGAAAGAGTTGCAGAACTGAAGAGGATTAGGGGAGAGAGATGGCTACCTTCCATTGCTAGAGAAATGCAGGTAGATTTTCAGGGTTGAAATATGTTTCTTCGAGACTGTTCTGTGCATGTGGTTGTTATTGTGAGCGCTAATCCAATAATTCTTTTCAACTTTTTGGCAGAGAAACAGCCATGATCGTAACCTCTTACGACATTCGTTGCCATTGTTGGAACGCTCTATCAAGTAGAAATTCCACACAACTGGTATGGGTTTATATTCAAAAGCTTTGACATGCTGTTCTTCAAGTTATTGTGCGCCCTTTGGTTGGAGCCCTTTGCTTCACCCCGAAATCTGATGGACTAAACAATGTATTCAAGACAAGTTGTAATTGCCATTTTTCTTACAAGTTAAATACATGCAACATTTTAGGTCGCTAATATAAAATGGTATTTGTAACGACACTCGTCGTCACAAATAGGTCCAATTTTCTCACTAAAATCATTTCGCGGCTTCCTCTGGGTGAAATAAATTTCCCGCCTCCATATGAGCTACCgacaaattgttgttgttgatatGAAATTTTTGTGTGACATCAGTGACGACTACAAATTTTCATTGCTGATAAGCGATTATCAGCAACAACCTTTCTGTTGTCGCTAATAATGTGGTTGCTAAAGACCATTTGTCTTGTAGTAATTAATTctaaacttaattttatattcatttaaatgtttgaggaaaatgtaaaatcagtctttataatttacttgatttacaataagattcatgtggtatcaaaatgttCTGAGGTATgtaaaaaaaacagattattCCATGCGgtcaaattttgtcaaaaaacttGATGGATTACGTTAATGTGCCACGTCAAAGCCAATAAAACCACGACACACGTCACtcataatagaaaaaatatgtaaatatacaaaatataaaaactataaatatataaaaatttaaaactaaaaaaaattaaaattaaaactatttatattttggatattttatatatttttttgtaatgagTAACATGTATTGTGATTTTATTAACTCGGGCGTATCATACTCGGCAAGTATTTTTGACGAAATTTGACAGTATGGCATAATTTGTTATATAGGCATACCCCAAGGAGGTCTTAGAACATTTTGATACCAAATTAAGCTTATCCacaaaagactttttttttttccttaaatgttTTAACTCGACTGTTTTTAAATCAATTGGGTGCAATACTTAGGTTTTCACTCACCTTTTGCCTTCTCCAtccctttcttctcttctttttgtaCTAGCAATAGCAATTATTGTTTCTAGTCCAATATGCACTCATGTCAGCATTTGAAGTGAGATAGAACTCTTTGCACAATTGCAAATCTAGTTAGGTGGGTTGTCtccaaatttcattttaaaaccATTCTTAGTTTTTCTCCATTTATATTGAGTCCAATTAGAATTTCAAAACCACTTTCATTCAAATATAAATCTTCAATAATCTTGATACTTAGATACAAAATATAAGAGAGCACTCATGAGATTCACCTACCTAAACAAATCTCGGACAGCCCTGCAGACTAATTTGAACAAatgaatctaataaaaacttttgtacATTTACTGTTTGGATTGTTTTTCTCTTCAGGTCTCCCCACCCTGTTTTTGCTTTCTCtaaattacccaaaaaagaagaagacatgCAGGGATATTCTCACATGGGCTTCACTGATATAAATCCAAATCCATTGAAGCAAGTAACTTTCCTGGCCTTTCTACCTGAAGCAACCTGCCGCTCCCTTCCAAGTAACGGTGTGAAGATAAAAAGTAGGAAGCAACGTGGAAGCAACGGTCTCTTTATCTTCAAGTTGCAAAACCTATACTTTCTTTTaataaagcaaaagagaaaggtCCCCTCCCCCATTCACCCCATATTCCCACATTGCCCATTCCCCACCCACCTCCCCCACCTTTCTCTCTGGCCTGCACTAATAATGCATTCACTGCGGAAAGAGAGAGCTTCTGAGTAACGGACAAGTTCTGATTCAACATTTTTTGGGCTACTGGGTCCTTTAATTGGCTGTTTGCAGTAGTGTGTGTGTGGTCCTTTGGGAGAATGGCACATGTGGTAGCAATGGTGGTGGATGGGGTGGGGCTGTTTGTTAGAACCCTTTGGGGCCTGCAGGAGCGGCGGTTCTCTACCACTTTTGAGGCTGTTAGGTCTGCTGCGGTGTCCATGACCATGGCGCTCATTTTCTGCTTTTTGTCCGTTGATAGACACCAGCGAGGAAGAATGGGCCTTGCTTTCATGGCCTTCATTTGATTTTTCAGTTCTggatttttcccaattttgtcttAGTAAATTGTTTCTGGGCAATTTGGAGTTTATGTAATTGAAAATGGATATGGTATTTGTATGTATACCCTTCATTTGATTCATTTTCAGTTTAATTCTATCACCTCCACGCCATCGCCATTGCTCAGATTTACCCATTTCTGAGATGTCCAAGGCTTGATTGAAGCTCTGGAGGGTAGGTAGGTAGGTAAATCGCACCATCTGAAAGCTGGGAGCAACGTCCTATCCATTTCACTGGAAAGTGGAAAAGTATTAGATGGTGCAGAGATTACATTTTATATGTTAATGGTGTAAATGTTTTCGCagctatttaaattttttaaatgaaattcaaccttataacaataaaacaaaatttaaaccgTGAAATTATTACTTTCATGGAGAGAATTCTATTAGCTAATTAGCATGACTTTGTATATACcgttaaatgcaataaaataaaatgaccaTAAAATTGAGTTACCTATAGTTGAATCTATTGGGAACAGATCTGATGTTATAACTGtagattagtcataggttagcggagaTTAGTGTCATAGATAAGTTTTGAATGTTAGATTgatatgtatgtatctatgactttgaaCCTTGTaactttggctatgattttctcATAACTTTTGTTATGTGACGTAAGAACGTTTTGCTCGTGATCCTTCAATTAATGAGACTGTAAtatattctcttaaaaaaaaaaatgaccataaaaTAATTGCTCAATCTAACCCTGTgaacaaaatgccaaaaaatatttctaTCTTTGTCTCTCATCTTTAGGAATAGAGAAAGTAGATAAAgaaacatattttaaatttaatagtaaaaacAAATAGCTAGTGAAGCCAGTTTATAGTTTATGgtctttcatttatttaatgTTGTTGAATTTAATAGAGtacatgcatttatttatttttttaaataacgtgTCAACATATTACTACACAACATTATGTATACCATTAAATGCAAtaacattaaattcttaaaatgaaaagaaagtgaAATTGAAAGGATCTGTTTTCAAAATTAAGGGTCTAAACGAGTAATTCAAAAAGGCCTACTTGTGTGTGAAAatggatcctcttcatttcaaaatctctttatttccttcatttagtgcattttgaagggtattaccacatcattcttagtaggatacaaATATACCTCCTAGAATTACTCGGACCAAACGCTACAGTACACTTATTTAATGTACATTAAActaaaattgtttttcacaaacgaaatatttttttcttttagccaAATCTTACTTCTCTGATTTGGTAACTTCTTCAAACTATAGCAGCAACCGAATTAAATGTTTATGGTATAACTCTAAAagattaaacaaacaaaacaaaaaatagacaTGCTATACATCATTatttcaaccatcttttaatcatttccttttgCAAACATAATGATTCTACCATTcgatttgtggactcatgtgagtcttataaaaattcaatagtagattCACTCATTCACTATAAAAAGATAGCtaaaagaacaatttttatcatttctcttttttttttaaaaaaaaagttattttatttcgTGCCAACCACAACGGTGCAACCCAATTGCATTATTTAAGGCATCAAGCTATTCCACAATAAATATCATGTCACCAACCGATACAATATTTACAGCAGCTCCTTTCCTGAGATTCCATCTAATTTATTGCTATCTAAATTATGAAGCCATGCATAGTGCTGTGCACAAAGTGGCTTCCCTTCCAGAATGAAGATAGGTTAATTAATCGATCGATTAATTAACCTAGAATTGGAACCTTAGACAGGCAACGAGCTGTTTCCTGATCAGGGGAAAGGAGCTTATTTACACCTAAAAAAGAAGCATCAGCAAACAGGAAATGGGTGGCGTTTCCCATATATCAGGCCTGCAGGTAGCCTTTCTCCTCCAAGTAAGATATCACAGTTTCAGCCATAGCACTTGGGGGGAAACAGTTCCCTGCCTTCTGTCGTAATACTATCTGCAAAAATAACATTGAGAGATAAATCCTATTTTATTTGGCGAAAAAGAAAGGGCATGAAGTGAAATGTCAGGAAACGAAAATTCAGATGAATACAAGACAAAGGCTGATTAAATATGTCCAATTATATCCTAATGCTAGGCACCTTCTGATGAAAATTCTAACAAGTCTAATTAAAGGGGCACCTAGCCATGTTTAGACACTTCCACTTTGACACGTTTTCATCTGATCATTCAGCTGATCAGAAGAAACCCGTTGTCACTCCAAAATATCGGAAATTCTTTTTGGCTGACTTATCATGGTACGGGCctagagaaaaatgaaaaagaaacgaTAGAATGGTCCTCAACCCCAGAAATCCAACAAGTAAAAGATTGCTCAACTTTTTTTCatgtattgaatttttcatgtttctctaaacaaaatcaaatgtcAAGGGCATGTGCATATTTGTGCACATTCAATCCTATCATACATGAATAATCTTCCATTATAACCCTACGCACCTCACAACTTACTGGTGGTTCATATGGATCATCAATTCCTGTAAAACCTGCAGaatgcaaaataaatatttcacgCCCTATTTTAAACAAAGAAGTGATAAGACCACATCATATTAAACAGAAGAAAGAAGTTAGCACAAGCATAATAAAATCCTTTAATTGCTCAGACGGCTAGATACCAGCCCGAGCTAGAAAAATGGAAAGACCATGTGATCTGCATTTTTTGGTACAGAGAAACATTCTTCCAGGCTAAAGTTAATGACAGCAACATTATGAGATTGGATAGCAGATAAGTTATCAATGGTTTATCCTAGAATTTCCAAGAGGGAGAacttcattttgataccatgtcTCATCTGTATACTGAGAAATTCTTACATAAAATCCAGCACGCTACCTTTGATCTTTCCAGATCGTGCAAGCTTGTACAGACCCTTTGGGTCCCTTGCCTCACACACTTCCAGTGGCACATCCAGAAACACCTATAAAATGTGATCATTGTCAGTTCATCACAGTCGACCAAGAACCTTCTGCTGGTTCAAAACTCCTTTGCTTCAACCTGGTGGTGATAACAGTTCAAAAATATGCCTCATAAGTCAAACTGCTCCAATGAGAACCACATACCTCAATGAAATCTCTTTCTGGCAATAATGCACGGCAGGCATCTCTGTCTTTCCTGTAGGGAGATATCAAACTAGCAATGCAAATGATGCCTGCATCTGCAAATAGCTTTGCTACCTCGcctaaaattatgaaaattatGGAGTTTTAAATCATTATGAAAGATATTGGTTGAACTAGGGAACAAACTTAATAACATGAACTTAATAAACACCCACCAATTCTTCGTATGTTTTCTGCACGATCTTCTGCTTTAAAACCAAGATCACTGTTTAGACCATGCCGAACATTGTCACCATCAAGAATGTAGGTCAGCTTTCCTCTCGCGTGCAAGCCTCGACTCAAAGCACATGCCAGAGTGCTTTTTCCTTTAATTAGAATccaatatatgagagagagagagaatgtgacAATATGGATTACAGCGGTAGCATAAGAGAGTAGTATCAATAGTTGTAAACTATGCTGACTCACATAAGATCCAGAAACATTTCAAGTCCTACAGATGTTAGACACCGACACTTCCAATTTTAATTGGTTACCAGAAAGATTGGCATTAGAATGATGAATCTGATTGCACTCAAAGATGATTACTGAGTCAGCATGCATAAGAGTGATGAATCTGATCACACTCAGAGATGATTACTGAGTCAGCGAAGGTCTTTAAAATACTTAATTACTCAAACTTTCCAATACCTAATAGAGATTGttacaatatttttcaattttttattttcaccttAGATCACAATGGATGCCAATAATGTTAAATCAgaatttatcccaaaagtttaagagtatgaaatagtgaatttaataattttgttactATTCTACTCCCCCTCATATGTGGCTCAAACtctcccttaattttttttttttttttaaatgaaaaaactCTTCCTTAATAAGTGAAGCTTAAtgtgtaaaatatttaattgaaataaaaagtaaatgacaAAGATAAGGTTCGAACTCATTACATTTGCTcaaataccatgttaaatcataacttattttaaaattttaagctaataagaaagGAGCTGCTCAACCTATGATCAAGTGAAAGAGTCCATGCATTTTGCAACTCTGTTTCACACAAGGCTCTACGCCATGTTGAAGTGGAATTAGCATAATTCCTTCAGAAACTTAACAAATCAATACTTAAAAAGAAAGGGTTCACAAAGATAAAGTAAACATCAGCAAAATTCTCCTTAGTGCTAATTTTGCATATGCAATTGATATCGGCATTATCTCGCTCTGCAAGCATATATAACTTTTAAACTACAAAGCCCATAAAAGTAATATGAAGATAAGGACTTTATTGTGTGCTTATGCATTACACAGTACATGTCTCCACTTAAATCTAAGACCTTAAAAAACATCATCCATCACCAGCAGTTGCCAGCACAAACACCACTCAACGATTCATAAAAGCAAAAGTGGAATCTGATATCATTATCACAAACCTGAACCACTAAGACCGGTCATCCATATCACACATCCCTTTTGCTCAAGCAGCTGTTGCCTGTCACATTTGTCCACTGAACATTTGTGCCACACAATGTTTGTCGCCTTCCCTACGGTTTTCGCCATCTGGCTCAGATTCTTACCTAGTTAGATAATTGCTTCAAATTAGAACCCTAAATTGATCTTAAAAATTTGCCTGATTAATCATAAAACTCAGAAGTCAAAATCAAAACGCCGTGCATTTCATATAAGATATTTAATATAACAAAACGACCTCGTTTTTGTGTCCACGCTCTTCAACCAGAAGCCTACCTACCAGTCGAAAAGAATAGCttgacaaaaaaattaacccccagtaaatttttttaacaacttCGGTTAGTTTGAACAATCATTGCTTCAAATTCCATTTGAGCCCAAAGAAACATGATATTGAAGAGCATACCAGAAACGGCAGCGCCGCAGTCGTTCGCCATTGCTTTGATCGGTTTAAGAAAGCTCGATCTGAAATCGACGCCGTGGAGGCCAATTCTAGTCGCATTAGTCTCCAGTACGATCCTCGCAAATCTTGACTTGGCTAACGGCGACGGCGAAAACGGTCCGGCTCCTTGTATCGCGGCCATTTCTGAAGCGTTGGATGAATAACAAACCCGGCGCCAAGATTACGGGCGGAGTAACATGGTGTTACGGTGAGCGTAACATTTAAAGCAAATGGATGAGTTGAGTTGCGTGACAGGGCGACCGacggagggagagagagatggtgGAGAGGGGCATGTCCAATGAGGACGTAGTGTATTTATAACCAAAATTATCctaattatgtttttatattgGAACGTGATTGAGAGTTGTGTTTTTATACTTGGATATAAAATTTTCTCCGACCTATTTCAATAATTGTCGGTTTAAGGAAATGCAATATGCCCCGGGGTAGG
It contains:
- the LOC132188540 gene encoding peptidyl-prolyl cis-trans isomerase CYP65 → MGKKQHSKDRMFITKTEWATEWGGAKSKETRTPFKRLPFYCCALTFTPFEDAVCTADGSVFNVLHIIPYIRKYGKNPVTGAPLKQEDLIPLTFHKNSDGEYQCPVLNKVFTEFTHIVAVKTTGNVFCYEAIKELNIKTKNWKELLTDEPFTKGDLITIQNPNALDSKVLLDFDHVKNSLKIDDEELNKMGSDPTYNINVTGDIKQMLEELGTEKGKQTALLGGGGSKAQNERAAALATILAARSRIKEDSESNLNGEVRSQTYSIVDAASASVHGRSAAAAKAATSDKTAARIAMHMAGERAPVNAKMVKSRFTTGAASRSFTSTSFDPVTKNEFEYLKVEKNPKKKGYLQLHTTHGDLNIELHCDITPRACENFITLCERGYYNGVAFHRNIRNFMIQGGDPTGTGKGGESIWGKPFNDEPNSKLLHTGRGVVSMANSGPHTNGSQFFILYKSANHLNFKHTVFGGVVGGLTTLAAMEKVPVDDDDRPLEEIKITSITVFVNPYTEPDEEEEKEKAKDEKNADDEENDKIGSWYSHPVTGGADSGTARGGIGKYLKGKNAGGESAAVDSSLTANAVAKKRKLKVSTREFEDFSSWPAL
- the LOC132187078 gene encoding uncharacterized protein LOC132187078, which codes for MGGRSSECSSGEEDGDAEWKAAISSIAASSSSSSSHGCVPSFINGFSAASNHSTTPQNTHNDDHDDDDGGGLHKQKPQQLKHYQLKAQKLLDDMLEKTLVMVRDPIDVPDNDPEINEGGIHLFKNAPPGIVFDHIDELQPPRKRPRILPGKDIDQKSKKFKRQIQSVAVDAEDIMAAARNACQKSLARLETKDAAAKAAAKREEERVAELKRIRGERWLPSIAREMQRNSHDRNLLRHSLPLLERSIK